From Nicotiana tabacum cultivar K326 chromosome 20, ASM71507v2, whole genome shotgun sequence, one genomic window encodes:
- the LOC107804092 gene encoding pentatricopeptide repeat-containing protein At4g32450, mitochondrial, whose translation MYRSRATTFTAKSLRTLTKVCRQNHHLESLKFVTFSRNRSSATQISEFDNYREQNPVGVFNHNSNNTNSLNPRLNPKAEFQESANGARGYFSKDTIGFQQDPHRQNDNFSSRKDFQQTVRPNGSLSSSTNDFGSRKEYQSNNLVQHNRSDAGYKGENSSNVLHSSRFEGRVEAQPSQTGVYGHYQQSLNGYYGGNSEMSQQSISANYTRNIGVPHPSYNPGNVRNVQAGNSEMYPQSASAYDMERHTNSSGYSREMMGQYQQNVSGFNPSSTGHQASYQSQNGIVGNQEMRSSTPIERSIDSADSSVKKGSTDELDNFCKEGKVKEAVEVLHLLEQQHVTVDLSRYITLMDVCGEDKSLEEAKSVHEHLVRSHPHLDVKTYNKILEMYGKCGSMNDAFSVFQKMPQRNLTSWDTMITWLAKNGLGEDAIELFAEFKKTGMKPDGQMYLGVFHACSVVGDIVEGMLHLESMIKDYGIVHSMEHYVGVVDMLGSTGYLNEAIEFIEKMPIDPSIEVWETMMNLCRIHGDLELGDRCAEIVELLDPSRLDEQSKAGFLAVKASDIAKDKEKKKSAQSLLEARSRVHEYRAGDRSHPDHEKIYELLRGLKQLMKEDGYIPEIKFVLHDVDQETKEDALMAHSERLAFAQGLMSSSARSPIRIIKNLRVCGDCHNALKIASRLVGREIIMRDAKRFHHLKDGLCSCRDYW comes from the coding sequence atgtatagaagCAGAGCCACCACATTCACTGCCAAATCTCTGAGAACTCTAACAAAGGTATGCAGACAAAATCACCATTTAGAATCATTAAAGTTCGTAACTTTTTCTAGAAATCGCAGCAGTGCTACTCAAATATCTGAGTTTGATAACTATAGAGAGCAAAACCCAGTTGGCGTTTTCAATCATAACTCAAATAATACGAATTCTTTGAACCCTAGGCTAAACCCTAAAGCTGAATTTCAAGAATCAGCTAATGGTGCTAGAGGTTATTTTTCCAAGGATACCATTGGGTTTCAGCAGGACCCACACCGTCAAAATGATAACTTTTCATCAAGAAAAGATTTTCAGCAAACTGTTCGGCCAAATGGGAGTTTATCCTCAAGCACTAATGATTTCGGGTCACGAAAGGAATATCAAAGTAATAATTTAGTCCAGCATAATAGAAGTGATGCTGGTTACAAAGGTGAAAATTCATCGAATGTGCTGCATAGTTCCAGGTTTGAGGGACGCGTAGAAGCTCAGCCGAGTCAAACCGGAGTTTATGGACACTATCAACAAAGTTTAAATGGTTATTATGGTGGGAACAGTGAAATGTCACAGCAGAGTATCAGTGCCAATTACACGAGAAACATAGGAGTGCCTCATCCCAGTTATAACCCTGGAAATGTAAGGAATGTTCAAGCAGGAAATTCTGAAATGTATCCACAAAGTGCAAGTGCATATGATATGGAAAGGCATACGAATTCGAGTGGTTACTCAAGGGAGATGATGGGACAATATCAGCAAAATGTAAGCGGCTTTAACCCTTCTAGTACTGGACATCAAGCTTCTTATCAATCTCAGAATGGAATAGTAGGCAATCAAGAAATGAGAAGTTCAACACCTATTGAACGGTCAATTGATTCTGCTGATAGCAGCGTTAAAAAAGGCTCAACTGACGAGCTCGATAACTTTTGTAAAGAAGGCAAAGTGAAGGAGGCAGTTGAAGTTTTGCATTTGTTGGAGCAGCAACATGTCACAGTCGATTTGTCTCGATATATAACATTAATGGATGTCTGTGGTGAGGATAAATCCCTTGAGGAGGCTAAATCAGTTCATGAGCACCTTGTGAGATCTCATCCTCATCTTGACGTCAAAACGTACAATAAGATTCTTGAAATGTATGGTAAATGTGGCTCCATGAATGATGCCTTTTCGGTGTTTCAAAAAATGCCTCAGCGTAATCTGACTTCTTGGGACACGATGATTACTTGGCTTGCTAAGAATGGTCTTGGAGAAGATGCAATAGAATTGTTTGCAGAATTCAAGAAAACCGGGATGAAACCTGATGGCCAAATGTATCTGGGTGTCTTTCATGCTTGTAGTGTTGTAGGTGATATAGTCGAAGGCATGTTGCACTTAGAATCAATGATTAAAGATTATGGTATTGTTCACTCCATGGAGCATTATGTGGGAGTGGTAGATATGTTGGGAAGTACAGGATATCTTAATGAAGCGATAGAGTTCATTGAAAAAATGCCTATAGATCCAAGTATTGAAGTATGGGAAACCATGATGAATCTCTGTAGAATTCATGGGGACTTGGAGCTTGGGGATCGTTGTGCTGAGATTGTTGAACTCCTAGATCCATCTCGTTTGGATGAACAGTCAAAGGCAGGTTTTTTAGCTGTAAAAGCATCAGATATTGctaaggacaaagaaaagaaaaaatctgCTCAAAGTCTTCTTGAGGCTAGAAGCAGAGTCCATGAATATCGAGCAGGAGATAGATCACATCCCGACCATGAGAAGATATATGAATTGCTTAGGGGTTTAAAGCAGCTAATGAAGGAGGATGGTTATATACCAGAGATTAAGTTTGTGTTACATGACGTAGACCAAGAAACTAAAGAGGACGCTTTAATGGCTCACAGCGAGAGACTTGCTTTTGCTCAAGGTCTTATGAGTAGCTCTGCACGATCACCAATCCGAATAATAAAGAACCTACGTGTCTGTGGTGATTGCCATAATGCATTGAAGATTGCTTCGAGGCTTGTTGGTCGGGAAATTATCATGCGAGATGCTAAGAGGTTTCATCATTTAAAAGACGGATTGTGCTCGTGTCGGGATTACTGGTGA